A portion of the Flavobacterium limnophilum genome contains these proteins:
- a CDS encoding DUF885 domain-containing protein, translated as MKKYILLVLVLAFFGCNKKDKNETFEKLSEDYLKGYLDWRPQSGVSFGLHEYDGKIANYSKTSIDAEIARLKDFDKKFSEIDSASLSTKEYYDWKLLRSNIKNELFSFVDLKVYNKNPMTYAGSIDVNIYVKRNFAPIEQQIKSIIAIENEAPKFYEDAKANLQDSLALPHIQLAIQIARGSASFLGKDLLVALKDVKNDSLMKAFNSANQKAIDAINGYADFLEKEKLGKAHNKYAIGKENYQKMLLYGEGITMSADDILAIGMKELAKEQASFDAAAKIINPNKKPIDVYNDIQKEHPTAASLIPDSRKNLEVIRQFLIDKKIVTMPSEVRVKLEETPPFARATSTASMDTPGPFETKATEAYYYITPVDPKWTPKQQEDWLASFNYYTTDVVSIHEAYPGHYTQFLHLNASDATKVQKIFGSYAFIEGYAHYTEIMMLDAGFGNDGDAVKAAKYRIAQSGDALLRLCRLVVSINMHCKGMNVDQATTFFMDNWHQGENPSRQEAMRGTYDPGYLFYTLGKLQILKLREDYKKQEGDNYSLLKFNDAMLDNGMMPIQTMREVLLKDKTIWNKIL; from the coding sequence ATGAAAAAATACATTTTACTGGTGCTGGTTTTAGCTTTTTTTGGTTGCAATAAAAAGGATAAAAATGAGACTTTCGAAAAACTTTCCGAAGACTATTTGAAAGGCTATCTGGATTGGCGTCCACAATCGGGCGTTTCGTTTGGGCTTCACGAATACGACGGGAAAATTGCCAATTATAGCAAAACATCCATCGATGCCGAAATAGCAAGATTAAAAGATTTTGACAAGAAATTCTCCGAAATCGATTCGGCTTCCTTGAGCACGAAAGAATATTACGATTGGAAATTGTTGCGTTCGAACATCAAAAACGAATTGTTTTCTTTTGTAGATTTAAAAGTGTACAACAAAAATCCGATGACTTATGCCGGTTCCATTGACGTGAATATTTATGTCAAAAGAAATTTTGCACCCATCGAACAGCAAATCAAATCCATCATCGCCATCGAGAATGAAGCACCAAAATTTTATGAAGACGCCAAGGCAAACCTGCAAGATTCATTGGCGTTGCCACACATTCAATTAGCGATTCAAATTGCCAGAGGTTCGGCTTCATTCTTGGGAAAAGACCTTTTGGTGGCTTTGAAAGACGTTAAAAACGATTCCTTGATGAAGGCTTTCAACAGTGCCAATCAGAAAGCAATCGATGCCATAAACGGTTATGCCGACTTTCTGGAAAAAGAAAAATTGGGCAAAGCCCACAACAAGTACGCCATTGGCAAAGAAAATTATCAAAAAATGCTGTTGTATGGCGAAGGAATCACGATGTCTGCCGATGATATTTTAGCCATTGGCATGAAAGAATTAGCCAAAGAACAAGCTTCATTTGATGCTGCTGCCAAAATCATCAATCCCAACAAAAAACCGATTGATGTTTATAATGACATTCAAAAAGAGCATCCAACCGCTGCAAGTTTAATTCCCGATTCTAGAAAAAATCTGGAAGTCATTCGCCAATTTTTGATTGACAAAAAAATTGTAACAATGCCATCGGAAGTGCGCGTTAAATTGGAAGAAACGCCTCCTTTTGCGAGAGCCACAAGCACGGCATCGATGGATACTCCCGGTCCTTTTGAAACCAAAGCTACCGAGGCGTATTATTACATCACTCCTGTGGATCCAAAATGGACACCAAAACAGCAAGAAGACTGGTTGGCATCCTTTAATTATTACACGACCGATGTGGTTTCCATTCACGAAGCTTATCCAGGACATTACACCCAGTTTTTGCATTTGAATGCTTCGGATGCGACCAAAGTTCAAAAGATTTTTGGCAGTTATGCTTTTATTGAAGGCTATGCTCATTACACCGAAATAATGATGCTTGATGCTGGTTTTGGCAATGATGGTGATGCTGTTAAAGCCGCAAAATACCGAATTGCACAATCAGGCGATGCCCTTTTGCGCCTTTGTCGTTTAGTAGTTTCCATTAACATGCACTGCAAGGGAATGAATGTTGACCAAGCCACTACCTTTTTTATGGATAACTGGCATCAAGGTGAAAATCCTTCTCGTCAAGAAGCCATGCGCGGTACCTATGATCCAGGTTATTTGTTCTATACTTTGGGTAAATTGCAAATCCTAAAACTTCGTGAGGATTATAAAAAACAGGAAGGAGACAATTATAGTTTGCTAAAATTCAACGATGCGATGCTGGACAACGGAATGATGCCCATCCAAACGATGAGAGAAGTATTGTTGAAAGACAAAACGATTTGGAATAAAATTCTATAA
- a CDS encoding M1 family metallopeptidase yields MKKIFLFSLFLLNFGNLIAQNPTYWQQHANYKMEVVMDVKNYQYKGTQELVYTNNSADTLKRVFYHLFNNAFQPGSEMDARLQSIKDPDKRMVDTLKVDGKAIVVSRIKNLKTNEIGCLNISNFKQDGIIAQTKVAGTILEVTLAQPILPHSKTTFTLDFDGQVPVQIRRSGRNNAEGVEFSMAQWYPKIAEFDFEGWHADPYIGREFHGVWGDFDVKITIDKDYTLGGTGYLQNKNEIGHGYQDQGIKVVLPKGTKTLTWHFVAPMVHDFTWAADKEYLHEVVKGPNNVDLHFLYKNNPKIIDNWKALQPKMIAVMDFFNKTVGDYPYQQYSFIQGGDGGMEYAMCTLMLGDKKFEEILGTAAHELGHSWFQHILASNESKHPWMDEGFTSYIEDLAMNKISEKKKENPFENTYKIYTKLVESGKEQSLSTHGDRYDENKSYSIASYYKGSIFLAQMEYLIGKQNVSKTLKKYFQEFKFKHPTPNDIKRTAERISGANLDWYLTDWTQTTNTIDYGIAAVKENGEKSTLSLERIGRMPMPIDVLVEYIDGTKESFYIPLRMMNFEKENPNPAIKRTILSDWTWANPNYEFSIPKNKTFIKKITIDPSNLMADVKKENNVYEVK; encoded by the coding sequence ATGAAAAAAATCTTTTTATTTTCCTTATTCCTTTTAAATTTCGGTAATCTAATAGCACAAAATCCAACCTATTGGCAACAACACGCCAACTACAAAATGGAGGTTGTCATGGACGTGAAAAATTACCAATACAAAGGCACTCAAGAATTGGTTTACACCAATAATTCGGCTGATACTTTAAAACGCGTTTTTTATCATTTGTTCAACAATGCTTTTCAACCCGGAAGTGAAATGGATGCTCGACTTCAAAGCATCAAAGACCCCGACAAAAGAATGGTGGACACCCTTAAAGTTGATGGAAAAGCAATCGTGGTAAGCAGAATCAAAAACTTGAAAACCAATGAAATAGGTTGTTTGAACATTTCAAATTTCAAACAAGACGGAATAATTGCCCAAACTAAAGTGGCGGGAACGATTCTCGAAGTGACTTTGGCACAACCCATTTTACCTCATTCGAAAACCACTTTCACGCTCGATTTTGACGGGCAAGTTCCTGTGCAAATCCGTCGTTCCGGCAGAAACAATGCCGAAGGAGTCGAATTCTCGATGGCACAATGGTATCCAAAAATAGCCGAATTTGATTTTGAAGGTTGGCACGCCGATCCTTATATCGGAAGGGAATTTCACGGAGTTTGGGGCGATTTCGACGTGAAAATAACCATCGACAAGGACTATACTTTGGGCGGAACAGGGTATTTGCAAAACAAAAACGAAATTGGTCACGGCTATCAAGATCAAGGTATCAAAGTGGTTTTGCCAAAGGGAACTAAAACCCTGACTTGGCATTTTGTCGCCCCAATGGTGCATGATTTTACTTGGGCGGCCGACAAGGAATACTTGCACGAGGTAGTAAAAGGCCCCAATAATGTTGATTTGCATTTCCTGTATAAAAACAATCCGAAAATCATCGACAATTGGAAAGCATTGCAACCCAAAATGATTGCCGTAATGGATTTTTTCAACAAGACCGTTGGCGATTATCCATACCAACAATATTCTTTTATTCAGGGTGGCGATGGCGGAATGGAATATGCGATGTGCACCTTGATGTTGGGCGATAAAAAATTTGAAGAAATTTTAGGAACCGCCGCACACGAATTGGGACATTCGTGGTTTCAACATATTTTGGCATCCAATGAATCAAAACATCCTTGGATGGACGAAGGATTTACTTCTTATATCGAAGATTTGGCAATGAACAAAATCTCCGAAAAAAAGAAGGAAAATCCTTTTGAAAACACTTATAAAATTTATACCAAATTAGTCGAATCGGGCAAAGAACAATCACTGAGCACACATGGAGACCGTTATGACGAAAATAAATCCTACTCTATTGCTTCTTACTACAAAGGCAGTATTTTCCTCGCACAAATGGAATATTTGATAGGAAAACAAAATGTATCGAAAACCTTGAAAAAATATTTTCAAGAATTCAAGTTCAAACATCCCACGCCCAACGACATCAAGAGAACTGCCGAACGCATTTCCGGAGCCAATCTGGATTGGTATTTGACCGACTGGACACAGACCACAAACACCATCGATTACGGGATTGCAGCCGTAAAAGAAAATGGAGAAAAATCAACTTTATCATTGGAAAGAATCGGCAGAATGCCAATGCCCATTGATGTTTTGGTTGAATATATCGACGGTACAAAAGAGAGTTTTTACATTCCGTTGCGAATGATGAATTTCGAAAAAGAAAACCCGAATCCAGCCATCAAAAGAACAATTCTGTCCGATTGGACTTGGGCAAATCCAAATTACGAATTCAGCATCCCTAAAAACAAAACCTTCATCAAAAAAATCACCATCGACCCAAGTAACTTAATGGCTGACGTAAAAAAGGAGAATAATGTTTATGAGGTAAAATAA
- a CDS encoding MBL fold metallo-hydrolase → MKLYPIETGNFKLDGGAMFGVVPKTIWNKTNPADENNLIDLAARCLLIEDDNRLILIDNGMGNKQSEKFFGYYSLWGNHSLDSSLAKYGFHRDDITDVFLTHLHFDHCGGSVNWNKDKTGYELAFKNAKYWTNENHWEWATKPNMREKASFLSENILPIQESGQLNFIKRPEGDLLDKSELGFGIFFADGHTEKQMMPLIQYQDKTICFMADLLPTVGHIPLPYVMGYDTRPLLTMPEKSKFLNAAVENNYYLFLEHDAHNEIITVEQTEKGVRLKDVFSCDEILK, encoded by the coding sequence ATGAAATTATATCCCATAGAAACCGGCAATTTTAAACTGGACGGCGGTGCCATGTTTGGCGTTGTGCCCAAAACCATTTGGAACAAAACCAATCCTGCCGACGAAAACAACCTCATCGATTTGGCCGCACGTTGTTTGCTAATAGAAGACGACAATCGACTGATTTTGATTGACAACGGAATGGGAAACAAACAATCCGAAAAGTTTTTTGGTTATTATTCGCTATGGGGAAACCATTCTTTGGACAGTTCCTTGGCAAAATATGGTTTTCATCGCGATGACATTACCGATGTCTTTTTGACACATTTGCATTTTGACCATTGCGGTGGAAGTGTCAATTGGAACAAGGACAAAACGGGTTATGAACTGGCATTCAAAAATGCAAAATATTGGACCAATGAAAACCATTGGGAATGGGCAACAAAACCCAATATGAGGGAAAAAGCATCCTTTCTTTCGGAAAATATTTTACCCATTCAGGAAAGTGGACAACTTAATTTCATAAAAAGACCCGAAGGCGATTTGTTGGATAAATCAGAACTGGGTTTCGGGATTTTCTTCGCTGACGGCCACACCGAAAAACAGATGATGCCGCTGATTCAATATCAAGACAAAACCATTTGTTTCATGGCGGATTTATTGCCGACAGTTGGCCATATTCCTTTGCCTTACGTGATGGGTTACGACACCAGACCACTGTTGACAATGCCCGAAAAATCAAAATTCTTGAATGCCGCTGTTGAAAACAATTATTATCTTTTCTTGGAACACGACGCCCATAACGAAATTATTACCGTTGAACAAACAGAAAAAGGAGTTCGCTTGAAGGATGTTTTTAGTTGTGATGAAATATTAAAATAA
- a CDS encoding HesB/IscA family protein has product MIKVSDTAKKKIIDLMKDDGFDAAVDYVRVGVKSGGCSGLSYDLKFDKNKGDDDKIFVDNDITIAVEKKSFLYLAGTILEFSGGLNGKGFVFNNPNASRTCGCGESFSL; this is encoded by the coding sequence ATGATAAAAGTTTCTGATACAGCCAAAAAGAAAATCATCGACTTGATGAAAGACGATGGTTTTGATGCAGCAGTCGATTATGTGAGAGTAGGCGTGAAAAGCGGCGGATGCTCGGGTTTGTCTTATGATTTGAAGTTTGACAAAAACAAAGGCGATGACGACAAGATATTCGTGGACAACGATATAACAATTGCCGTGGAGAAAAAATCGTTTCTTTACTTAGCCGGAACAATCCTGGAATTTTCAGGCGGTTTAAACGGAAAAGGCTTTGTTTTTAATAATCCAAATGCAAGTAGGACTTGTGGTTGCGGAGAATCATTCTCACTATAG
- the sufB gene encoding Fe-S cluster assembly protein SufB, with amino-acid sequence MSKYTEDHLRVELETKEYEYGFYTDLESDTFPIGLNEDIVRAISLRKEEPQWMTDWRLEAFRAWEKMIEPEWANVHYEKPDFQAISYYSAPKAVDPNKTLDDVDPELLEMYKKLGISVDEQKMMNNVAMDIVVDSVSVATTFKKTLGEKGIIFMSISEAIKEHPELVKKYLGTVVPQKDNFYAALNSAVFSDGSFCYIPKGVRCPMELSTYFRINQAGTGQFERTLLIADEGSYVSYLEGCTAPSRDENQLHAAVVELIALDNAEIKYSTVQNWYPGNKEGKGGVFNFVTKRGMCEKNAKISWTQVETGSAVTWKYPSCILKGDNSVGEFYSIAVTNNFQQADTGTKMIHIGKNTKSTIISKGISAGKSHNSYRGLVKVGPNADNARNFSQCDSLLMGNNCSANTFPYIESKNPSAKIEHEATTSKIGEDQVFYCNQRGIPTEKAIALIVNGFSKDVLNKLPMEFAVEAQKLLEISLEGSVG; translated from the coding sequence ATGTCAAAATACACCGAAGACCATCTAAGAGTCGAACTCGAGACCAAAGAATACGAGTACGGATTTTATACTGATTTAGAATCGGATACCTTTCCTATTGGCTTGAACGAGGATATTGTTCGCGCCATTTCCCTAAGAAAAGAAGAACCGCAATGGATGACCGATTGGCGTCTTGAGGCTTTTCGTGCTTGGGAAAAAATGATCGAGCCGGAATGGGCGAATGTGCATTATGAAAAACCTGACTTTCAAGCCATTTCCTATTATTCGGCACCAAAAGCTGTAGATCCAAATAAGACACTAGATGATGTTGATCCTGAACTTTTGGAAATGTACAAAAAGTTAGGCATCTCTGTCGATGAACAAAAAATGATGAACAATGTCGCCATGGATATTGTGGTCGATTCTGTTTCTGTAGCTACTACTTTCAAGAAAACCTTGGGCGAAAAAGGAATCATTTTTATGAGTATTTCCGAAGCCATCAAAGAGCATCCAGAATTAGTAAAAAAATATTTAGGTACCGTTGTTCCTCAAAAAGACAACTTTTATGCCGCATTAAATTCAGCCGTTTTCTCGGACGGAAGTTTCTGTTACATTCCAAAAGGCGTTCGTTGTCCAATGGAACTTTCAACTTATTTCCGTATCAATCAAGCAGGAACAGGGCAATTCGAAAGAACTTTATTAATTGCCGACGAAGGTAGTTATGTGAGTTATTTGGAAGGTTGTACCGCTCCAAGTCGTGACGAAAATCAATTGCACGCAGCCGTTGTAGAACTTATTGCTTTGGACAATGCCGAAATCAAATATTCGACTGTTCAAAACTGGTATCCTGGAAACAAAGAAGGTAAAGGTGGTGTTTTCAACTTCGTGACCAAAAGAGGAATGTGCGAGAAAAACGCAAAAATTTCTTGGACACAAGTCGAAACAGGTTCTGCCGTGACTTGGAAATATCCTTCTTGTATTTTAAAAGGTGATAATTCGGTAGGCGAATTTTATTCGATTGCCGTTACCAATAATTTCCAACAAGCCGATACCGGAACCAAGATGATCCACATTGGCAAAAACACCAAATCAACCATTATTTCCAAAGGAATTTCTGCCGGAAAATCACACAATAGTTATAGAGGATTGGTAAAAGTGGGGCCAAATGCAGACAATGCAAGGAACTTTTCACAATGCGATTCCCTTTTGATGGGGAACAATTGCAGTGCCAATACTTTTCCATACATCGAAAGTAAAAATCCATCGGCCAAGATAGAACACGAAGCAACGACAAGTAAAATTGGCGAAGACCAAGTTTTCTATTGCAACCAACGTGGAATTCCAACCGAAAAAGCCATTGCCTTGATCGTAAACGGTTTCAGCAAAGATGTATTGAACAAGTTGCCAATGGAATTTGCCGTGGAAGCACAGAAATTATTGGAAATTTCGTTGGAAGGTTCAGTAGGATAA
- a CDS encoding DUF2683 family protein → MDIILKNVKKKDLPVLKSLAKSLGFEIEKEDKPYNPEFVKEILEAREELKQGKGIKIKLEDLLK, encoded by the coding sequence ATGGACATCATTTTAAAAAACGTTAAGAAAAAAGATTTACCAGTATTGAAATCTTTGGCAAAATCATTGGGTTTTGAAATTGAAAAAGAAGACAAGCCGTATAATCCAGAATTTGTAAAAGAAATTTTGGAGGCTAGAGAAGAATTAAAACAAGGAAAAGGAATAAAAATCAAATTAGAAGATTTGTTGAAGTAA
- the sufC gene encoding Fe-S cluster assembly ATPase SufC, protein MLSIKNLHASIGDKEILKGINLEVKAGEIHAIMGPNGAGKSTLSAIIAGNENYEVTEGEIFLDNEDISELAPEERAHKGVFLSFQYPVEIPGVSVTNFMRTAINETRKANGQEEMPANEMLKVIREKSELLEIDRKFLSRSLNEGFSGGEKKRNEIFQMAMLEPKLAILDETDSGLDIDALRIVANGVNKLKSDKNAIIVITHYQRLLDYIIPDFVHVLYNGKIVKSGDASLAHELEEKGYDWIKQEQEA, encoded by the coding sequence ATGTTAAGTATAAAAAATTTACACGCCTCCATTGGAGACAAAGAAATTCTTAAAGGAATCAACCTTGAAGTGAAAGCGGGAGAAATTCACGCCATAATGGGACCAAACGGTGCCGGAAAAAGTACCCTTTCTGCTATCATTGCTGGAAACGAAAATTACGAAGTAACCGAAGGAGAAATCTTTTTGGACAACGAAGATATTTCGGAATTGGCTCCAGAAGAAAGAGCACACAAAGGAGTTTTCCTTTCGTTTCAGTATCCTGTTGAAATCCCGGGAGTTTCCGTAACCAACTTTATGAGAACGGCCATCAACGAAACTCGAAAAGCCAACGGTCAGGAAGAAATGCCTGCCAACGAAATGCTGAAAGTAATCCGCGAAAAATCGGAATTATTGGAAATTGATCGTAAATTTTTGTCTCGTTCTTTGAATGAAGGTTTTTCAGGTGGCGAGAAAAAACGTAACGAAATTTTCCAAATGGCCATGTTGGAACCAAAATTGGCCATCCTTGACGAAACCGATTCTGGATTGGACATTGATGCTTTGAGAATTGTTGCCAATGGCGTAAACAAATTGAAAAGCGACAAAAACGCCATCATCGTTATCACACACTACCAAAGATTGTTGGATTATATCATTCCTGATTTTGTTCACGTATTGTACAATGGAAAAATTGTGAAATCTGGTGACGCATCATTGGCTCACGAACTGGAAGAAAAGGGATACGACTGGATCAAACAAGAACAAGAAGCTTAA